In a genomic window of Thiosocius teredinicola:
- a CDS encoding phosphoribulokinase, whose product MSKQHPVVAVTGSSGAGTTTVKRAFEHIFIREGINAAVVEGDSFHRYERAEMKVKMSEKGLSHFGPGANRFDKLAELFKTYGESGTGEKRYYLHSEEEAAEHNARLGIDKKPGEFTPWEPIPEGTDLLFYEGLHGLAQDGEHDVAQHVDLGIGVVPIVNLEWIQKIHRDNAERGYSPEAVVDTIMRRMPDYINHITPQFSRTDINFQRVSLVDTSNPFIARDIPTPDESFVVIRFADPKKFNTDFPYLLSMINDSFMSRRNSIVVPGGKMGFAMEVIFGPIIDQMMDDRGL is encoded by the coding sequence ATGTCCAAACAGCATCCTGTCGTCGCGGTAACCGGCTCGTCCGGCGCTGGAACCACCACCGTGAAACGCGCTTTCGAGCACATTTTCATCCGCGAAGGCATCAATGCCGCGGTGGTCGAGGGGGACAGCTTCCACCGCTACGAACGCGCCGAGATGAAGGTCAAGATGTCGGAGAAAGGCCTCAGCCACTTCGGCCCGGGGGCCAACCGTTTCGACAAACTGGCCGAACTGTTCAAAACCTACGGCGAATCGGGCACCGGCGAGAAGCGTTACTACCTGCACAGCGAAGAAGAGGCCGCAGAGCACAACGCACGCCTGGGCATCGACAAAAAGCCCGGCGAATTCACCCCTTGGGAACCGATTCCTGAAGGAACCGACCTGCTGTTCTACGAAGGCCTGCATGGCTTGGCGCAGGACGGTGAACACGACGTGGCGCAGCACGTGGACCTGGGTATCGGCGTGGTGCCGATCGTCAACCTGGAATGGATTCAGAAGATCCACCGCGATAACGCCGAGCGTGGCTACTCGCCCGAAGCGGTCGTCGACACGATCATGCGTCGCATGCCCGACTACATCAATCACATCACGCCGCAGTTTTCGCGTACCGACATCAACTTCCAGCGCGTCTCGCTGGTCGACACGTCGAACCCGTTCATCGCGCGCGACATCCCGACGCCGGACGAAAGCTTCGTCGTCATTCGTTTCGCCGACCCGAAGAAGTTCAACACCGACTTCCCCTACCTGCTGTCGATGATCAATGACTCGTTCATGTCTCGTCGCAACAGCATCGTGGTGCCGGGCGGCAAGATGGGCTTCGCGATGGAAGTCATCTTCGGCCCGATCATCGATCAGATGATGGACGACCGCGGCCTGTAA
- a CDS encoding phosphatase PAP2 family protein: protein MTVRTLLHQLSVLEAPICRVASQRGENLETQRFFGIISRLGDGVFWYLIMLLLPALYGNEGLQVSLQMLLVGISSLLIYKTLKTLTVRERPCEAFPDIRRHAPMLDLYSFPSGHTMHAVGFTAVVLGHFPEIGIFIVPMALLIASSRLVLGLHYPSDVIVGAVIGGGMAWLSFLPLV from the coding sequence ATGACCGTGAGAACACTGCTACATCAACTGAGCGTCCTTGAAGCACCGATCTGCCGGGTTGCCAGCCAGCGCGGCGAAAACCTCGAAACCCAGCGTTTCTTCGGCATCATCAGCCGCCTGGGCGACGGCGTCTTCTGGTACCTGATCATGCTGTTGCTGCCGGCACTGTACGGCAACGAAGGCCTACAGGTATCGCTGCAGATGTTGCTGGTCGGCATCAGTTCGCTGTTGATCTACAAGACGCTCAAGACGCTGACCGTACGCGAGCGCCCGTGCGAGGCCTTCCCCGACATCCGCCGCCATGCCCCCATGCTCGACTTATACAGCTTTCCGTCGGGCCACACGATGCATGCGGTCGGATTCACCGCTGTCGTCCTCGGTCATTTCCCCGAGATCGGCATCTTCATCGTACCGATGGCATTGTTGATCGCCTCGTCGCGCCTGGTGTTGGGCCTGCACTATCCGAGCGACGTGATCGTCGGTGCCGTGATCGGCGGCGGCATGGCCTGGCTGAGCTTTCTGCCGCTGGTCTGA
- the purK gene encoding 5-(carboxyamino)imidazole ribonucleotide synthase yields the protein MEDSYPFPVARIGLIGGGQLGRMMVKAAKRLGCTCVVLDPLQGSPAGQVAGHQIVGDYSDPAKLRELAESCDIVTFELEDIETETLLALEGEGHTIFPRPALLKMIQDKFTQKEFLRDAGIPTSAFLDMPAPDAAAFESFGYPLVQKARRGGYDGRGVVVMKDAGAFARNLPVPSYIERFVEADKELAVMVARNVGGECRAYPTVEMRFHEDDNVLDFLVAPANVSDDIARQAEALAVRTVEAMDGVGVFGVEMFLTTDGELLVNEVAPRTHNSGHHTIEACVTDQFEQHLRAILGLPLGETRQLSPATMVNLLGEEGYHGRPIISGLRAALAIPGVCVHVYGKAVTKPGRKMGHVTVIDDTIEAACDKARQVKTLIKILGDKKL from the coding sequence ATGGAAGATTCTTACCCTTTTCCGGTTGCGCGTATCGGCCTAATCGGCGGTGGCCAACTCGGGCGCATGATGGTTAAGGCGGCCAAGCGCCTCGGGTGTACCTGCGTAGTGCTCGATCCTCTGCAGGGTTCGCCGGCGGGCCAGGTGGCGGGGCACCAGATCGTCGGTGACTACAGCGATCCGGCAAAGCTGCGCGAGCTGGCCGAATCCTGCGATATCGTCACCTTCGAACTCGAAGATATCGAAACCGAAACCCTGCTGGCGCTCGAAGGCGAGGGTCACACCATCTTTCCGCGCCCGGCGCTCCTGAAAATGATTCAGGATAAGTTCACCCAGAAAGAATTTCTGCGCGATGCCGGCATCCCGACATCCGCGTTTCTCGACATGCCGGCACCGGATGCGGCGGCATTCGAATCCTTCGGTTACCCCTTGGTGCAGAAGGCGCGCCGTGGCGGTTACGACGGCCGCGGGGTCGTCGTTATGAAAGATGCCGGGGCCTTTGCACGCAACCTGCCGGTGCCCAGCTACATCGAACGTTTCGTCGAGGCGGACAAGGAACTGGCGGTGATGGTGGCGCGTAATGTCGGCGGCGAGTGCCGTGCCTATCCGACCGTCGAGATGCGTTTTCACGAAGACGACAACGTGCTCGATTTTCTCGTTGCACCGGCCAATGTCAGCGACGACATCGCGCGTCAGGCCGAGGCATTGGCGGTACGTACCGTCGAGGCGATGGACGGTGTCGGCGTGTTCGGCGTCGAGATGTTTCTGACCACCGACGGCGAACTGTTGGTCAACGAGGTGGCGCCGCGCACACACAACTCGGGGCACCACACGATCGAGGCCTGTGTGACCGATCAGTTCGAACAACACCTGCGGGCGATTCTCGGTCTGCCGCTGGGCGAGACGCGACAGTTGTCGCCGGCCACCATGGTCAACCTGCTGGGCGAAGAGGGCTATCACGGGCGACCGATCATTTCAGGCTTGCGTGCGGCGCTGGCGATTCCCGGTGTCTGCGTGCACGTATATGGCAAGGCGGTTACCAAGCCTGGCCGCAAAATGGGGCATGTCACGGTCATCGATGACACGATCGAGGCCGCTTGTGACAAGGCCAGGCAGGTCAAGACGCTTATCAAGATTCTCGGAGACAAGAAGTTATGA
- the dxs gene encoding 1-deoxy-D-xylulose-5-phosphate synthase encodes MPHSQSGAPYRLLDEIDSPGGLRALPATELPALAAEVRRCLVNAVSQTGGHLAAGLGVVELTVALHYVFDTPSDRLVWDVGHQAYPHKILTGRRDRMTTLRKKDGLSGFLKRDESEYDPFGAGHSSTSISAALGMAVAAQAAGEQREHIAVIGDGALSAGMAFEALNHAGALDLDLLVVLNDNDMSISQPVGAISNYLARVLSSRFYNRVREGGKHVLSGLPGMKDLVHRWEEHMKGMVMPGTLFEELGFNYIGPIDGHDLPLLVNTLRNMKRMRGPRFLHVVTQKGRGYAPAEGDPCVYHGVTPFNPSTGQMQKKAGGKSFTSVFSDWICDAAEQDRRLMAVTPAMCEGSGLVDFAARFPRRYFDVGIAEQHAVTFAAGMACDGLKPVVAIYSTFLQRAYDQLLHDVALQNLDVTFAVDRAGLVGADGATHAGAYDLSYARCIPNIAILAPADEAECRRMLQAAYEHQGPAMVRYPRGSGIGTQPSSELETLPWGRGEIMREGKDIAILAFGTLLASALKAAQNLDASVANMRFVKPLDEALVLRLAGSHRLVVTLEENAVSGGAGSAVNELLLASGVQVKVLNLGLPDEFIEQGTQAEQLEIAGLSVAQIEARIREALHGAQPGSKAVHAG; translated from the coding sequence ATGCCTCACAGCCAGTCAGGCGCCCCGTACCGACTGCTCGACGAAATCGATTCGCCGGGTGGTTTGCGCGCGTTGCCGGCAACTGAGCTGCCTGCCCTGGCAGCCGAGGTGCGGCGGTGCCTGGTGAATGCGGTGTCGCAGACCGGTGGGCATCTTGCGGCTGGCCTCGGCGTGGTCGAGCTGACGGTGGCGCTGCATTATGTGTTCGACACGCCGAGCGATCGGCTGGTCTGGGATGTCGGGCACCAGGCCTATCCACACAAGATTCTGACCGGTCGGCGCGATCGCATGACGACGCTGCGCAAGAAGGACGGTCTGTCCGGTTTTCTGAAACGCGACGAATCCGAATACGACCCGTTCGGTGCCGGTCATTCGAGTACCTCGATCAGTGCCGCCCTCGGCATGGCGGTGGCTGCCCAGGCTGCAGGCGAGCAGCGCGAACATATCGCGGTAATTGGCGATGGCGCCCTGTCTGCCGGTATGGCCTTCGAGGCGCTGAATCACGCCGGTGCCTTGGACCTCGATCTGCTGGTGGTGCTCAACGACAACGACATGTCGATCTCGCAGCCGGTCGGCGCGATCAGCAACTACCTGGCGCGGGTGCTGTCGAGCCGTTTCTATAACCGGGTTCGAGAGGGCGGCAAACACGTGCTGAGCGGTCTGCCCGGCATGAAAGACCTGGTGCACCGCTGGGAAGAGCACATGAAGGGCATGGTGATGCCCGGCACCTTGTTCGAAGAACTCGGCTTCAACTACATCGGCCCGATCGACGGCCACGACCTGCCGCTGCTGGTCAATACGCTGCGCAATATGAAGCGCATGCGCGGTCCGCGTTTTCTGCACGTGGTTACGCAGAAGGGCCGGGGCTATGCGCCGGCCGAGGGCGATCCGTGCGTTTATCACGGGGTGACGCCGTTCAACCCGTCGACCGGCCAGATGCAGAAGAAGGCTGGCGGCAAGAGCTTCACCAGCGTGTTCTCCGATTGGATCTGCGATGCGGCCGAGCAGGATCGGCGGCTGATGGCCGTGACGCCGGCGATGTGCGAGGGATCGGGCCTGGTCGACTTCGCTGCGCGCTTCCCGCGACGCTATTTCGATGTTGGCATCGCTGAACAACACGCTGTTACCTTTGCTGCCGGTATGGCCTGCGACGGCCTGAAACCGGTGGTCGCAATCTATTCGACCTTCCTGCAGCGCGCCTACGATCAGTTGTTGCACGATGTGGCCTTGCAGAACCTGGATGTGACCTTCGCTGTCGATCGTGCCGGCCTGGTCGGTGCCGATGGCGCCACCCACGCCGGTGCCTATGATCTGAGTTACGCCCGCTGCATCCCCAATATCGCAATCCTGGCGCCGGCCGATGAGGCCGAATGTCGGCGCATGTTGCAGGCCGCCTATGAGCACCAAGGTCCGGCCATGGTGCGCTACCCGCGCGGCTCGGGTATCGGCACGCAGCCGTCGTCGGAGCTTGAGACGTTGCCGTGGGGGCGCGGCGAGATCATGCGCGAAGGCAAAGACATCGCGATCCTGGCCTTCGGCACACTGTTGGCATCCGCACTGAAGGCGGCGCAGAATCTCGATGCGTCGGTCGCCAATATGCGCTTCGTCAAGCCGCTCGATGAGGCCCTGGTCCTGCGACTTGCCGGCAGCCATCGATTGGTCGTCACGCTCGAGGAAAACGCGGTATCCGGCGGCGCCGGTTCGGCGGTTAACGAGTTGCTATTGGCCTCCGGCGTGCAGGTAAAGGTGCTGAATCTCGGCCTGCCCGACGAGTTCATCGAGCAGGGCACCCAGGCGGAACAGTTGGAGATCGCCGGTCTTTCGGTCGCTCAGATCGAAGCGCGCATCCGCGAAGCCTTGCACGGCGCCCAGCCTGGTTCGAAAGCGGTTCACGCAGGCTGA
- the purE gene encoding 5-(carboxyamino)imidazole ribonucleotide mutase: MTDAKVGIIMGSDSDLPVMQDAAAMLKELGIPFEMTIVSAHRTPGRLYDYAQNARGRGIRVIIAGAGGAAHLPGMVAAVSPLPVIGVPVKTSTLNGQDSLLSIVQMPGGVPVATVAINGAKNAGILAAQILGTSDDSVMDRVQQYKDDLEAMVLEKAEKMENDHR, encoded by the coding sequence ATGACGGATGCAAAAGTCGGCATCATTATGGGCAGCGATTCCGATCTGCCGGTGATGCAGGATGCGGCAGCGATGCTGAAAGAGTTGGGAATTCCTTTCGAGATGACGATCGTGTCGGCACACCGTACCCCCGGTCGTCTGTACGACTATGCGCAGAACGCCCGCGGCCGCGGCATTCGCGTGATCATTGCCGGTGCCGGCGGTGCCGCCCACCTGCCGGGCATGGTGGCTGCCGTCTCGCCGTTGCCTGTTATCGGGGTACCGGTGAAAACGTCGACCCTCAACGGCCAGGATTCGCTGCTGTCGATCGTGCAGATGCCCGGTGGCGTGCCGGTGGCGACCGTGGCGATCAATGGCGCGAAGAATGCCGGCATCCTCGCGGCGCAGATCCTGGGTACCAGCGACGACTCGGTAATGGATCGCGTGCAGCAATATAAGGATGATCTCGAGGCCATGGTGCTCGAGAAAGCCGAGAAGATGGAGAACGATCACCGTTGA
- a CDS encoding lysophospholipid acyltransferase family protein: MISTWRIALRTLLLSLHILLGLILTPLVLSRHPGGVLRTHPRIESWWHNRVADILGVRITVAGYRPQAPAFLVANHISWLDVIVLGALTPTDFLSKYEVRRWPLIGWLAARAGTLFIRRGNGEAAQITEQISKRLRDNGMLTVFPEGTTTDGTLVRPFFSRLFAAPIDTRTDVVPVAVRYHINGHHDPVAPYTDDQSLGENLRGLITRAKTEVMVIFGEPITLSGHSRKQVADEARNAIIMALHSHEQTPLGERVPAPAAG; encoded by the coding sequence TTGATAAGTACCTGGCGGATAGCGCTGCGAACACTGCTGCTGTCCCTGCACATTCTGTTGGGTCTGATCCTGACCCCCCTGGTGCTGTCACGGCATCCGGGCGGCGTGTTGCGCACCCACCCGCGGATCGAGTCGTGGTGGCACAACCGCGTGGCCGACATCTTGGGAGTACGCATCACGGTGGCCGGCTACCGCCCGCAAGCACCGGCGTTCCTGGTTGCCAACCATATCTCGTGGCTCGATGTCATCGTGCTCGGCGCGCTGACACCGACCGATTTCCTGTCCAAGTACGAGGTAAGACGCTGGCCGCTGATCGGCTGGTTGGCGGCGCGCGCCGGCACGCTGTTTATCCGCCGCGGCAACGGCGAAGCTGCACAGATCACCGAGCAGATCTCCAAGCGACTGCGCGACAACGGCATGCTGACCGTATTCCCCGAAGGCACCACCACCGACGGCACCCTGGTGCGGCCGTTCTTCTCGCGACTGTTCGCTGCACCGATCGATACGCGCACCGATGTCGTGCCGGTTGCGGTCCGCTACCACATCAACGGCCACCATGATCCCGTCGCGCCCTATACCGACGATCAATCACTCGGCGAGAACCTGCGCGGCTTGATCACGCGGGCCAAGACCGAGGTCATGGTGATCTTTGGCGAGCCGATCACCTTGAGCGGACACAGCCGCAAACAGGTCGCCGATGAGGCACGCAATGCCATCATCATGGCGCTGCACAGCCACGAACAGACACCCCTCGGTGAACGCGTTCCGGCGCCGGCAGCAGGATAG
- a CDS encoding tRNA (mnm(5)s(2)U34)-methyltransferase: MNRRPLTKIAQQAVSRACRAHGRAIDATVGNGHDTLLLARCVAPDGHVAGFDIQPSALDHTRQRLHAAGLEQHVELIDAGHERMRDLLGDDWVGNADVVMFNLGYLPGGDKSIITQPHTTVSALEQSLDMLRPGGLLSLMLYRGHPGAEAEIAAVTQWIEGLNDGYEIEILQSPGPWLYLVRRAQPSTGSVDAI, translated from the coding sequence ATGAATCGCCGACCACTCACAAAGATCGCGCAACAAGCGGTAAGTCGAGCATGCCGTGCACACGGGCGTGCAATCGATGCCACGGTAGGTAATGGTCACGACACCCTGTTGCTCGCGCGTTGCGTGGCACCCGACGGCCATGTGGCCGGTTTCGATATTCAGCCATCGGCGCTCGATCACACCCGGCAACGCCTGCACGCTGCCGGTTTGGAGCAACACGTCGAATTGATCGATGCAGGACACGAGCGTATGCGCGATCTGCTGGGCGACGACTGGGTCGGCAACGCCGATGTCGTGATGTTCAATCTCGGCTATCTGCCCGGCGGCGACAAGTCGATCATCACGCAACCGCACACCACCGTGAGCGCGCTCGAGCAGTCACTCGACATGCTACGCCCCGGTGGACTGCTGTCGCTGATGCTGTACCGCGGACACCCCGGCGCCGAGGCCGAGATTGCCGCCGTCACGCAATGGATCGAGGGTTTGAACGACGGCTACGAGATCGAGATCTTGCAATCGCCCGGTCCCTGGTTGTACCTGGTGCGGCGTGCTCAGCCATCGACGGGCTCAGTCGACGCGATCTAA
- a CDS encoding NAD(P)/FAD-dependent oxidoreductase, which produces MPQHPIDTLIVGQGLAGSALAWKLRAAGERVCVIDDGHKTSSSRVAAGLINPLAGMRFNRRPELRDWLSAADRWYAQLAQHFDRPFFHPIPMMRLFRSEQQKRFYDKRTQDDESADLIGAAFDAAQPPEPVDAPFGGFMQHRTGYVDLPSLLSMIRDWLQQDRALLEASFDASSLRISPQDVEIGDLRARRVVFCEGAQLRDNPWFSYLPLQPEKGEILNLQLADRHPKHIVNGAHWLVPLANGTVRFGATHDHKHFDVQATAEGRATLLQGFTAMCKNNPHNEVVDHQAGLRPGTPDRYPFLGRHPEFPQLWVFNGFGARGALSIPWYADALVNHLIEDAPLPAEADIARLK; this is translated from the coding sequence ATGCCGCAACACCCAATCGATACCTTGATCGTCGGCCAGGGGCTGGCCGGTAGCGCGCTCGCCTGGAAACTGCGCGCCGCCGGTGAACGCGTGTGCGTGATCGACGACGGCCACAAAACCTCGTCATCGCGCGTGGCCGCCGGCCTGATCAATCCTTTGGCCGGCATGCGCTTCAACCGCCGCCCGGAATTGCGCGACTGGCTAAGCGCCGCCGACCGCTGGTATGCGCAGCTCGCGCAGCACTTCGACCGGCCGTTTTTTCATCCGATACCCATGATGCGTTTGTTCCGCTCAGAGCAGCAGAAACGCTTCTACGACAAACGCACGCAAGACGACGAATCCGCAGACCTGATCGGCGCAGCATTCGATGCGGCGCAGCCACCGGAGCCGGTCGACGCACCGTTCGGCGGATTCATGCAGCATCGCACCGGTTATGTCGACCTGCCGTCGCTGTTGTCGATGATCAGGGATTGGCTGCAGCAGGATCGTGCACTGCTGGAGGCCTCGTTTGATGCTTCCAGCCTTCGGATATCACCGCAAGACGTCGAGATCGGCGACCTACGTGCGCGCCGCGTGGTGTTCTGCGAAGGCGCTCAGCTGCGCGACAACCCCTGGTTCAGCTATCTGCCGCTGCAACCGGAAAAAGGCGAGATATTGAACCTGCAGCTGGCCGACCGGCACCCCAAACACATCGTCAACGGAGCGCACTGGTTGGTGCCGCTGGCCAACGGCACCGTTCGCTTCGGCGCCACGCACGATCACAAGCACTTCGATGTGCAAGCAACGGCCGAGGGTCGCGCCACCTTGCTGCAGGGCTTTACAGCCATGTGCAAGAACAACCCACACAACGAGGTCGTCGACCACCAGGCGGGCCTGCGCCCAGGCACACCCGATCGCTACCCGTTCCTTGGCCGACACCCTGAGTTTCCGCAGCTATGGGTATTCAACGGCTTCGGTGCACGCGGCGCGTTGAGCATCCCCTGGTACGCCGATGCCTTGGTCAACCATCTGATTGAAGATGCGCCGTTACCAGCGGAAGCCGATATCGCCCGCCTCAAATGA
- a CDS encoding GNAT family N-acetyltransferase, translating into MSAVVPDLDARRSKSRLYVELATTMDDIHASQALRYRIFGEELGAQVEGADRGIDEDRFDPYCQHLLVRDAATDRVVGSTRLLLDRQAEKAGGFYSSSEFDLGPLLTLPGRRLEVGRTCIDPTYRQGAAIAVLWSGLADYIKENRIDMLFGCASVEMEDGGTVAQAIMNRVRQHAMTKPDCRVTPRNPLPPLPAGTHETVAAPLPPLLKAYFRLGARACGEPCYDPAFNCADILVMVNVNEIDASYTRHFLDRVMKG; encoded by the coding sequence ATGAGTGCCGTTGTTCCAGATCTCGACGCCCGGCGATCGAAAAGCCGACTCTACGTCGAACTCGCTACAACCATGGACGATATCCACGCCTCGCAGGCGCTGCGCTACCGCATCTTCGGCGAAGAACTGGGTGCACAGGTCGAAGGCGCCGATCGTGGGATCGACGAAGACCGTTTCGACCCTTATTGCCAACACCTGCTGGTGCGCGACGCCGCCACCGACCGGGTGGTCGGCTCAACCCGTCTGCTGCTCGACCGGCAGGCCGAAAAGGCCGGCGGCTTTTATTCGTCGAGCGAATTCGATCTCGGCCCGCTGCTGACGCTGCCCGGCCGCCGCCTGGAAGTCGGTCGCACCTGCATCGACCCGACCTACCGCCAGGGCGCTGCCATCGCCGTGTTGTGGTCGGGACTGGCCGACTACATCAAGGAAAACCGCATCGACATGCTGTTCGGCTGTGCCAGCGTCGAGATGGAAGATGGCGGCACCGTCGCGCAGGCGATCATGAACCGCGTTCGCCAGCATGCGATGACCAAACCCGATTGCCGGGTCACGCCGCGCAATCCGCTGCCGCCGCTGCCGGCCGGGACACACGAAACGGTCGCCGCGCCGTTGCCGCCGTTGCTGAAGGCCTACTTCCGGCTCGGTGCTCGGGCATGTGGTGAACCCTGTTACGATCCGGCGTTCAACTGCGCTGATATCCTGGTCATGGTGAACGTCAACGAGATCGACGCATCTTATACCCGACACTTTCTCGATCGGGTGATGAAGGGCTGA
- a CDS encoding FIST signal transduction protein has product MKTFSSAHVTGADWQSVCAGVLDRIDGDNAGDLAFIYLSEDLAADTDRIIDELREQSGITHWVGCVGMGLCSNGRETYGETAASVLVTPFATDDFRLMPPIEHSPAEWLSATERWRNQSLASVAVVHGDPSSSELPDLLVRISDGLQGGFLVGGIASADKLPVQIADKAVSGGLSGVLFSGNITVNTGLSQGCSLIGDRHQIDAGQRNIIESIDGQPALDVFKEEIGEVLARDLRRVGGYIFVALPIAGSDTGDYLVRNLIGIDPDQGLLAIGDYVKPGMEIQFARRDANTARDDLQQMIEGLLQRLPSPPRGALYHSCLGRGRNQFGDDSEELKLIGELLGDVPLAGFYANGEISHHRLYGYTGVLTLFS; this is encoded by the coding sequence ATGAAAACCTTTAGCAGCGCACATGTCACCGGTGCCGATTGGCAGTCGGTGTGTGCGGGCGTGCTCGACCGGATCGATGGCGACAATGCCGGCGATCTGGCCTTTATCTATCTGTCGGAAGACCTGGCAGCCGACACCGATCGCATCATCGATGAACTGCGCGAGCAATCCGGCATCACCCATTGGGTGGGCTGCGTCGGTATGGGACTGTGCAGCAACGGCCGCGAAACCTACGGTGAAACGGCCGCCAGTGTGCTCGTAACGCCGTTCGCCACAGACGACTTCCGCCTGATGCCACCGATCGAACACTCTCCGGCCGAATGGTTGAGTGCAACCGAGCGCTGGCGCAACCAATCATTGGCGTCGGTTGCCGTGGTTCACGGTGATCCCTCGAGCTCCGAGTTGCCCGACCTTTTGGTGCGCATCAGTGACGGGCTGCAGGGTGGTTTTCTGGTCGGCGGCATTGCCTCGGCCGACAAGCTGCCCGTTCAGATTGCCGACAAGGCGGTCAGCGGCGGTCTGTCCGGGGTGCTGTTCAGCGGCAACATCACCGTCAACACCGGGCTCAGCCAGGGCTGCAGCCTGATCGGCGACCGTCACCAGATCGATGCCGGTCAACGCAACATCATCGAGAGCATCGACGGGCAGCCGGCGTTGGACGTGTTCAAGGAAGAGATCGGCGAAGTCCTGGCGCGCGATCTGCGCCGTGTGGGGGGCTATATCTTCGTCGCCCTGCCCATCGCCGGCTCGGATACCGGCGACTACCTGGTGCGCAATCTGATCGGTATCGACCCCGACCAGGGCCTGCTGGCGATCGGCGACTACGTAAAACCCGGTATGGAGATCCAGTTTGCCAGGCGCGACGCCAATACCGCGCGCGACGATCTGCAGCAGATGATCGAAGGATTGCTGCAACGTCTGCCGTCGCCACCACGCGGTGCTTTGTATCACTCATGCCTGGGTCGTGGCCGCAACCAGTTCGGCGACGATTCCGAGGAACTCAAGTTGATCGGCGAGTTGCTTGGCGACGTCCCATTGGCCGGCTTCTACGCCAACGGCGAGATTTCACATCACCGCCTGTACGGCTATACCGGTGTGCTGACGCTGTTCAGTTGA
- a CDS encoding glycosyltransferase family 4 protein has protein sequence MNILIVTETYPPEINGVARTLAQMVSGLSKLGHRITLVCPKQKQRPSDDEPAEIHPVRGLPLPGYPGLQFGMPAGGLIKRLIAHKQIDACYIATEGPLGHSAMRACHRAGVPCLSGMHTNFHQYSGHYNAGMLAPALWRYLRGFHNKLAGTLVPTGAMADELEDSGFRNLHVWPRGVHANLFSPDRRNEELRARWGIGSDDIVVVYVGRLAPEKNIDTTFEAFSAIRERHPTARMVLVGNGPAEKRLRATHPEAIFAGPRTGVELAEYYASGDMFLFSSVTETFGNVTLEAMASGLAVVSYDLAAAHELINHGHNGLLAPADDKAAFIQHSLDCAGDAALRQTLKVHARETALQQDWPKLIDRLEKLFLAVQREATVDDRENTATSTERP, from the coding sequence ATGAACATCCTGATCGTTACCGAAACCTACCCGCCCGAGATCAACGGCGTTGCCCGCACCCTGGCACAGATGGTCAGCGGACTGAGCAAGCTCGGCCACCGCATCACGCTGGTGTGTCCGAAGCAGAAACAACGCCCGTCGGATGACGAGCCGGCCGAAATCCATCCGGTGCGCGGGCTACCACTGCCCGGTTATCCGGGCCTGCAATTCGGCATGCCGGCCGGCGGCCTGATCAAACGACTGATCGCGCACAAACAGATCGACGCCTGCTATATCGCCACCGAAGGACCGCTCGGCCACTCGGCAATGCGCGCCTGCCATCGGGCCGGCGTGCCGTGCCTCTCGGGGATGCACACCAACTTTCATCAATACAGTGGTCACTACAACGCCGGCATGCTGGCGCCCGCCCTGTGGCGCTATCTGCGTGGCTTCCACAACAAGTTGGCCGGTACGCTGGTACCGACCGGCGCCATGGCCGACGAGTTAGAAGACAGCGGGTTTCGCAATCTGCATGTCTGGCCGCGCGGCGTGCATGCCAATCTGTTCAGCCCGGACAGGCGCAATGAAGAACTGCGTGCCCGCTGGGGCATCGGCAGCGACGACATCGTTGTGGTCTATGTCGGGCGGCTGGCACCCGAGAAAAACATCGACACCACCTTCGAGGCCTTTTCGGCCATTCGCGAACGGCATCCAACCGCGCGCATGGTGCTGGTAGGCAACGGCCCGGCCGAGAAGCGACTCAGGGCCACGCACCCCGAGGCGATCTTTGCGGGACCGAGAACCGGTGTCGAACTGGCCGAGTACTATGCCAGCGGCGATATGTTTCTGTTCAGCAGCGTGACCGAGACCTTCGGCAACGTCACGCTGGAGGCCATGGCCAGCGGCCTCGCGGTGGTGTCGTACGACCTGGCGGCCGCGCACGAACTGATAAATCATGGTCACAACGGCCTGCTCGCGCCGGCGGACGACAAGGCGGCCTTCATACAGCATTCGCTCGATTGTGCCGGCGACGCCGCGCTCCGGCAGACACTAAAAGTTCACGCACGTGAAACCGCGCTGCAACAGGACTGGCCGAAACTCATCGACAGGTTGGAAAAACTGTTTTTGGCAGTCCAGCGCGAGGCAACCGTCGATGACCGTGAGAACACTGCTACATCAACTGAGCGTCCTTGA